Below is a window of Impatiens glandulifera chromosome 2, dImpGla2.1, whole genome shotgun sequence DNA.
atatttattttactaagtttaattataattgaattgaGATAGTTTGATCTAATTTTCGATATTTGtaattatacaatattataattaatattaaaactttttttctttatctcCTCGGTGAATTCTGTTTTAGTAGTATGAATGGACAAATATGATAGGTTACTTtatccaaattttattttatttattatctaacttcaaatccaaattataattcaacttttatatatattctttaaactttttttttcagttGGGTTGCATTTTTATTATTCTCGGTGTCatttaaaatctcaaaactagtaaaattttatgattatatttaataaaacaaggTAGATTTAGGTAAACTTTAAAGAGAGAGACACACACACACTCACATAGATAGCTGAAATTTAATGTTCAATAAACTGAATATTTGACAAAATTAAGCAGTACTAATTCTTCATTTTTTGGTTTTTAGGAAGCCAACTAGATTCACTTCAACTTGAacaatattagttaaaaaaaaagttagtagTATTTTTTATAACTCCAAATACACTAATAAGTTCAATTCTATACTGTTCTAATACATATATTTAGAGTAAGGGCTCTCCATCAATTCATTTTTCGAGTTATTAGAGTTACTTTGTTCGGGTTCGtcgaattttatatttttgagccAATTCAAAAACTGAACCGAATTTGATTTTATCggttcaaattaatttattttaaatagttcttaatatttttctatGTATAATAAATTGTTACTTAACCTATAacttgaaaatgattttttttagaaaagttaGTAAAAATAGAAAAGATGTTAAATATCTTAACTCTAAAAACAGTAAAAATCACTCAAAATTACGCTTGCTTAGTAACAGAGGGTGATTCAAACGTGGAGAGCTTTACCAGAGTAGACTCATTTTCAAATACAACTTTCCAAACTAGCCTCATTCGTTCCATCTTTCTCAAACTAGCCtcttttactattcaaactatatatatatatatatatttatttatttaatataataacttattattaaatataaagttataataatactaaatttctagcctaaacacattaattttgaagaataatactaaatttcattcataaaaagttaaaaacacaCTCAAATTCATGCAGAGTCGCATTGGATACTAAAATTATCGTCCAAAAGCATATAAAGTTATAAACTAAAGTCTAAAAGTCTAAAACACATCCACAaacacatcaatcttcatctCATCTACActcatcattattattttcatcaatGTCTTCTTGTTCTGATACAAAATCTTCTTCTTCGCAAGTTTCTCTCAATTGGACATCATTGACATCTACATATCTTGCGCTCCTTCTAGGTTGAATTATTTCATCTTGCAAGTGTGTCACCAAGCTCCATATGTGTCGCTCCGATAATGGGATCAATTTCCTCATCAACCAGAATAGCATAGAGAATTATAGATTATACAAAAATGTTGAATTAACCTAGAATAACACCAAACTTGTGATATTTTTGTGTGAACTTTTGCACAAGCATAAAGAAGCAACCACAGAGATGTTTCGTTAAACATATCTGTCTGAAACCTTGATATCTACGATTGATGTATTaacataatctaaaaaaataaagcgGTAAAGGAGAAAACTGTGTCAAGAGTAGGCATGAAAGActaattaagagagaaatattaCCAGTGAGAACACGATTTAGAATGGAAGATCAATAATGGTTTCAGGCTCCCTAGACGAGATGATCAACGTCTTGAGTAAGAGAGAGAGTAATAAGAGCATAAGTGAGAAAATGAAATTGggagaaaattatttatattctttagaatataatttatacatgttaataaaataaattagaccgAGTTTGACCCGAGTTAACCGGGTTCGACCCGGGTTGACCGTTGACCATACCCAGTTTACCGTTGACCGATTTTTTTATACCGATTAGCAAAAAAACGGGACATTTTTTTCGATTAATCGCGGATTAATCCCGTTTTTTACAACAtcgataataaatattatcaacaccttcataaataattaatatataattattttaattatttcaatataacgattttttttttataaatgattcatacaaattataaaaataaaagtcatttaagataataataaaacaatataaaatgagtgaaataaatataacaacttAAAAGAAGCTATACCGAGTTAACTCAAGTTTGAACCGTGAAAGATATTAGTTTGAGAAAGATTCAACGAATGAGGCTAGTTTGGGAAGTTAAGTTGAAAATGAGGCTAATTTGAGAAAACTCTCTTCGACATGTAATTGAATGACCGATGTGAAGCGGTGCTTACAAAGTTGGCGACGAAGAGGTGTCTGGTGAGTGATTTTAGGCGAGAAAGAGAGGATGGAgattaaagatttaaaataGAGATATATTAAGGGTTAATGATGTTGGAGAAAAAGTAGAGATTTAGACATTAGAGTAGAGATAAGTTAAAGGTGGACAAGAGTCCAAGAAAGATATGTCAAATTGTCAAGTGAGATGGGTTAGAcatgatttaatatttaataaattatataataaaaaaattaattcaagttGTTCaacttgaaaattaaataaaagattgtattcaaaatgatttaaaactggataaaaaaacaaaaaataaaagttaaaatattgtactACCCTAATAAAGAagtcattatttaaattatatctaGAATAGTTATACTTGTCACACAATAATGAccataatacattatttttatttctcaagttttaaatctaaattacaataaatatcaaaattaattatctaaactaaattaaaacatataaatatatgaaagaccattttctagaaaaaaaaaactatatatatattaaacctTACCAAACTATCTTAGGCTTTCCAAATCATATGGAAAAATAtgttgtatttaaatatataaatatattactaataatatatatatatatatatatatatatatatatatatatatatatatatatatatatatatatatatatatatatatatatatatatatatatatatatatatatatatatatatatatatatatatatactttttactAAATAAAAGTATGGGACACCCTAAGCTGAAGTGAGTGGGGACATTAGTGTAAGATTGTGATAactttctaaaattcaaaaaaagaatccaataaattaaataaaattacaagaatagtttttatttgttttacaaacAAATCACACAAAACCCATATTCTCatcaattaattgtatatataataaaatttccaaaaaaatggACAAACAAAAGACTGAAATTTACAACAAATGTAGTAAATCATCTGAAAGACCACTGAATTTCTTCCAAAGTCCTTCCTTTTGTCTCAGGCACCCAAAGAACAGTAAATACCAATGCCCCAATGCTCATAACCGCATATATAAGAAACGTTCCTGTTATTATTAGTGATTTTTTTACGGGTTTTAGTAGCTCGTCGTAACCATTGACATAAATCAGTAAAAaggttaaaaagaaaaagaaagagtgTAACTAACCTCCACTGCTTGATTGTAAAAGCAAGTTGGCTGTCATTGTTATCACCCAAGCAAATAACCAGTTTCCTAATGTAGCAACACTTCCAGCCAAGCCTTTAATATTGATAGGCAGGATCTGAAATACAAAATTATCGCGCTCTcgtaaaatgaaaaaaataaccagacaagaagaagaagaagttagtTTTTACCTCAGACATAATAACCCATGGGATAGGACCCATTCCAAGAGAGAAACCAATGATCATGCACTGTGGATAGAAAGTAagttttaatctaaaaaaatgtaaaaaattcaGCAAAAGAAATTCAACAAGAATGCAGCATACCACTACTCCAACAACTGACAAAATGCTCAATACGTTATACAGGGTTGTACCACTTGAAGTTTGATCCTAGAAAGTAATTAGTAAGAATCAAGGTATTAGAAAAGATCATTAAAATCAAAATCCCATTAATTAAGTAACACTAAGGGTCTTCTTTGGCGTGGTTCTCAATTCTCATCgatcaaactttatttttataatactttaaaatCTCAAATACTAAGGATATATTGatcattttacccaaataaacCACCTTTTACatcaaaaaatatgttttttgcaaaagaaagaaatatcaTTAAAATGAAGCCAATGTTTAGAAAGCTCACCTTCACAAAGAATGAAATTGAAACAAGGAGGAGGCTGCAAATCATTATAGAGGAGGAGATCTACAATACAAATAAAATCCAtaaattatcttcttttatttgttttcaacTTTAAgcataataaatgaaatgataaaaaaatgaatgcGTTTTTGTATGAAATTGTACTCACTATAAGCAGTACTCTTCGACCAGCCTTATCAACCAACCAAGTAGAAACTGCAGTTGCGATAACCTATTTTTGCATAAGATTTTATTTGTCATTTCAAGCAGAAAATTAACcaaattttttctatcaaactTCCATTTCATCCATACCTACCATTAAAACCTACTTCTACagtaaaaaatgatttttttttccggGTTATTCAAACTTTATAGACTATAGTTAGTTACCTGGACAGCACCAAGTCCAAACGTAGCAGCATTGCTTGAAGAAATTCCTGTAAAATTTTACATGTTTAATGGTGTTCTTATATATGAAcgagaaaaatgattattggGATTATGGTTTTGCAgttgatatttttgaaaaaaacaaaagtaaacTAGATGTTGGCCACAATATTCTGTCACGTAAAGGAATTTGTGCATACCAGCAGCTGCGAAAATGGTACTGGAATAAAACAGAACACCATTAACACCCGATAGCTGTTGTAGCATGAGCAAACCGATTCCAACCTAAAAATGCCACATATATATCGGATCatattttttcctatttttcttaatgaaacattttgaaagaaaaaaataccaTGAGAGGAAACCAATATCTTCTCTGTTTGAGATCTCTGAAACGAACTGTGCTCCTTCTGCTGGTTGATGCAACCGATCTCTGCCCAATTAAAATGATACTATGTGAAAAAACCAGCATTAAAAGTCCAAATAAATTATAGCTTTGAAGAAAATGCTTTACCTTTATTTCATTTACTTCGACAGAGATATCAGTATCAAATCCCCGAAGAACTTGCAAAGAAGCTTCAAAATCATCAGTCATTCCCATCTTAGCCTGTTAATGTCCAATTGTTTTCATTAAATATCCTAAAAAGtgtaaaattggaaaaataaatcgCCAAAATCAATGGTCATTCTCATCTTAGGCTTTTTTAtgtcaattatttttcattaaaaatcccCAAAAGCATAAGATGGATAAATAAACAGTCAAAATCATCAGTTATCCTTATCTTAGCCTGTTTATGCGaaaaacaaattcattaaaaatcttaagaTACATAATTAAACCTTTAAAATCATCAGTCATTCTCATCTTAGCCTGtttatgtacaaaaataaaaatccttaaaaatCCCCAAAAGCATATAATGAAAGTAAACCCTCCATCATTCCCACCTTAGCCTGTTTATTGTCAACttgttttcattaaaaatccAGAAAGGCATAAAAGGGATAAATAACCCGTCAAAATCACCAGTCATTAACATCTTAGCATGTTTATGTCAAATTTTTCATTACAAATCCGGAAAGCATAAAATGGATAAATAAACCACACAAAATTGCTTTTCAAATCTCACCAGCCACCGAGGAGATTCTGGAATGAAGAATAGCGCAGGTATGAGTATTAAACATGGCAAAGTTCCTgcgaaaaataaacaaaaaagaaaattaaacatcCTCTCTTATCCATTGTTAACTCGCATAGTTTATTTTTCAAGGACAAACACTTTACCAAGAACTGCTAGTACCCTCCAATGAAGAAAAAGGCCCAGCAAATAAGCAAGCATTATCCCGATTGTGACAGACAGCTAAAAGACAACATCAATGGGTATAAAGATTGAAGAACACACATACAACAGACAGACAATCAAAAGTCGTGAGAAGAAAGAAGCTAACCTGATTAACTGAACCGAGAGCCCCTCTCATGCTCTGTGGAGCTATTTCAGCTATGTAAACCGGCACCTAAcaaatataaaactttaatttacaTTCTTTTCTTCATTGCAAAATGATATCTTCTATGCATTGAATTGTGTTTTATTTACCGTATAAGAGATTATTCCAACGCCAAATCCCTCCAACAACCGTCCCATGTACAAAAAGGAAGAGTCCTAACCGAAAAAACTATAATCGTGA
It encodes the following:
- the LOC124925373 gene encoding sugar transporter ERD6-like 4, which translates into the protein MSFRDESSDDGRGDLKKPFLHTGSWYRMGSRQSSMMGSGNSIRDGAISVVACVMIVALGPIQFGFTAGYSSPTQSAIIKDLKLSVSEFSWFGSLCNVGAMVGAIASGQISEYIGRKGSLMIAAIPNIIGWLSISFAKDSSFLYMGRLLEGFGVGIISYTVPVYIAEIAPQSMRGALGSVNQLSVTIGIMLAYLLGLFLHWRVLAVLGTLPCLILIPALFFIPESPRWLAKMGMTDDFEASLQVLRGFDTDISVEVNEIKRSVASTSRRSTVRFRDLKQRRYWFPLMVGIGLLMLQQLSGVNGVLFYSSTIFAAAGISSSNAATFGLGAVQVIATAVSTWLVDKAGRRVLLIISSSIMICSLLLVSISFFVKDQTSSGTTLYNVLSILSVVGVVCMIIGFSLGMGPIPWVIMSEILPINIKGLAGSVATLGNWLFAWVITMTANLLLQSSSGGTFLIYAVMSIGALVFTVLWVPETKGRTLEEIQWSFR